A stretch of Acidobacteriota bacterium DNA encodes these proteins:
- the kdpA gene encoding potassium-transporting ATPase subunit KdpA: protein MTINGWLQILLFFAVILAVTKPLGVFMTRVFNRERTLLDPVLRPLERLIYRLTGVDERREMRWTEYSVTMLLFSLVSMLVLYALQRLQYYLPFNPQKLAGIIPHSSFNTAASFTTNTNWQSYVPEVTMSYLTQMAGLAYHNFVSAAVGIALAIAFIRGIAQREKDTLGNFWVDMTRAALWVCLPFCLVGALVLVAGGVPQNLRPYDTVKLLDPQTIEVEKKDAQGNVVNGPDGKPLKETQQITEQVIAQGPVASQESIKEWGTNGGGFFNANSAHPFENPTPLTNFLEMIAIFAVSAGLTYTLGRMTGSPRHGWAVFAAMSALFFAGILVSYWAEAKGNPLLAGVDQATTVMQSGGNMEGKEVRFGLANTALWATITTDASCGAVNGMHDSFTPLGGLVPLANIMLSEVVFGGVGAGLYGILIYVVLAVFIAGLMVGRTPEYLGKKVEAYDVKMAMLNLLIFPLTILVFTAISSVSSGFGTAQLNNGGPHGLTEMLYAFTSGTGNNGSAFAGISANTYWYNTTLGAAMLLGRFFMIIPMLALAGSLGRKKIVPPSLGTFPVTTPLFATLLVSVILIVGALTFFPVLSLGPIVEHLLMQAGQTF, encoded by the coding sequence ATGACAATCAACGGCTGGTTACAAATCCTGCTCTTTTTTGCCGTGATCCTCGCCGTCACGAAGCCGCTCGGCGTGTTTATGACGCGCGTCTTCAACCGCGAGCGGACATTGCTCGATCCGGTGTTGCGGCCCCTGGAGCGGCTGATTTATCGCCTGACCGGCGTGGACGAACGGCGTGAGATGCGCTGGACGGAGTACAGCGTGACGATGCTGCTCTTCAGCTTGGTCTCGATGCTCGTGCTCTATGCGCTTCAGCGCTTGCAATACTATTTGCCCTTCAATCCGCAAAAGCTGGCGGGGATCATTCCGCACTCGTCCTTCAACACGGCGGCATCGTTCACGACCAACACCAATTGGCAGAGCTATGTGCCCGAAGTGACGATGAGTTACCTGACGCAGATGGCGGGGCTGGCGTATCACAACTTCGTCTCGGCGGCGGTCGGCATTGCGCTCGCTATCGCCTTTATTCGCGGCATCGCGCAGCGCGAGAAAGACACGCTGGGCAACTTCTGGGTAGACATGACGCGGGCAGCCTTGTGGGTCTGTTTGCCGTTCTGCCTCGTCGGCGCGCTGGTGCTGGTGGCAGGCGGCGTGCCGCAAAACCTGCGGCCTTACGACACCGTCAAACTGCTCGACCCTCAAACCATCGAGGTAGAGAAGAAAGACGCGCAGGGGAACGTCGTCAACGGGCCGGACGGCAAGCCGCTCAAAGAGACGCAACAAATCACCGAACAAGTGATCGCGCAAGGGCCGGTGGCTTCGCAAGAGTCTATCAAGGAGTGGGGCACGAACGGTGGCGGCTTCTTCAACGCCAACAGCGCGCACCCCTTCGAGAACCCGACGCCGTTGACGAACTTCCTGGAGATGATTGCGATCTTCGCCGTCTCGGCGGGGCTGACGTACACGCTGGGCCGGATGACTGGCTCGCCACGCCACGGCTGGGCGGTCTTCGCCGCGATGTCGGCGCTGTTTTTTGCGGGCATTCTGGTGAGTTACTGGGCCGAAGCGAAAGGTAATCCGCTGCTGGCCGGGGTGGATCAGGCGACGACGGTGATGCAGTCGGGCGGCAATATGGAAGGCAAAGAAGTGCGGTTCGGGCTGGCGAATACCGCGCTCTGGGCGACGATTACGACCGATGCTTCGTGCGGCGCAGTCAACGGGATGCACGATTCCTTCACACCGCTGGGCGGGTTGGTGCCGCTGGCGAACATCATGCTCAGCGAAGTGGTCTTTGGCGGTGTGGGCGCGGGGCTGTACGGCATCTTGATTTACGTCGTACTGGCGGTCTTCATCGCCGGGCTGATGGTCGGGCGCACGCCGGAGTATCTGGGCAAGAAGGTCGAGGCTTACGACGTGAAGATGGCGATGCTCAATCTGCTGATCTTCCCGCTGACGATTCTGGTCTTCACGGCGATTTCGTCAGTCTCATCAGGCTTTGGTACCGCGCAACTCAACAACGGCGGGCCGCACGGGCTGACCGAAATGCTCTATGCGTTCACCTCAGGCACAGGCAACAACGGTTCGGCCTTCGCGGGCATTTCGGCCAACACGTATTGGTACAACACGACCCTCGGCGCGGCGATGCTGTTGGGGCGGTTTTTCATGATCATCCCGATGCTGGCGCTGGCGGGCAGTCTGGGCCGCAAAAAGATCGTGCCGCCGTCCTTGGGCACGTTCCCGGTCACGACGCCGCTTT
- the kdpF gene encoding K(+)-transporting ATPase subunit F has translation MNWESILSLVAAAALLVYLTYALLRPEKF, from the coding sequence ATGAACTGGGAATCAATTTTATCGTTGGTCGCGGCGGCAGCATTGCTGGTCTATTTGACTTACGCACTGCTGCGCCCGGAGAAGTTTTAA
- a CDS encoding APC family permease yields MATSVKRLIVGRALRTEQAAHERLSKLTALAVFSSDALSSTAYATEEILLVLAVAVAYGQTHAFQYVIPISLAIAALLAIVAISYRQTIHAYPSGGGAYIVAKENLGTTPGLIAAASLLVDYVLTVSVSIAAGVAALTSAVQGTRFAWLDDHKVALGLFFIVLIALANLRGVRESGALFAVPTYVFIVSFLFMIGYGLFHYLKFGGAAPAPGENLALAVGYHAQPLTLFLLLGAFSNGCSALTGVEAISNGIPAFKAPEARNASTTLVWMAVLLTTMFLGTSLMAYLYGVHPNASETVISQFARIMFTGPLSWCYYLVQAATAAILVLAANTSFADFPRLGSLLARDRFLPRQFANRGDRLVFSNGIVILALFSSLLVVAFAGDTSRLIPLYAVGVFLSFTLSQAGMVRHWLAERDKGHAQAANAATAAGAARQPLPDVALAVEQQQQSHFVHDEVTAPASWKKSIVINGVGAIATAIVLAVFIVTKFIHGAWIVVVVIPLLVLLFKAIHEHYRNVARQLTIEGVEPLHEVNHAVIVPISGIHRGVINALQYAKSIAPNNVTAVYVDFDEQATALLRKNWEQWNFGVNLVVLPSPYRELTAPLLRYIHRVDRKRDDDIVTVIIPEFVPAKWWQHLLHNQSSLLLKGALLFKQGVIVVNVPYHLKH; encoded by the coding sequence ATGGCGACATCGGTTAAGCGCCTCATCGTCGGGAGAGCCTTGCGAACCGAACAGGCGGCCCACGAACGGCTTTCCAAACTGACGGCGCTGGCGGTCTTTTCTTCAGACGCGCTTTCTTCGACAGCGTATGCGACCGAAGAGATTCTGCTCGTGCTGGCCGTGGCCGTCGCTTACGGCCAGACCCACGCGTTTCAATACGTCATTCCGATTTCGCTCGCTATCGCCGCGCTGCTGGCTATCGTCGCGATCAGTTATCGGCAAACGATTCATGCCTATCCATCGGGCGGTGGCGCGTACATCGTCGCCAAAGAGAATCTGGGCACGACGCCCGGTTTGATCGCGGCGGCCTCATTGCTGGTGGATTACGTGCTGACGGTTTCCGTTTCGATTGCGGCGGGCGTGGCGGCGCTTACTTCGGCGGTGCAGGGGACGCGCTTTGCCTGGCTGGATGATCACAAGGTCGCGCTCGGTCTCTTTTTCATCGTGCTGATTGCGCTCGCCAACTTGCGCGGAGTGCGCGAATCAGGCGCACTCTTTGCCGTGCCGACCTATGTCTTTATCGTCAGCTTCCTGTTCATGATCGGGTATGGCCTCTTCCACTATTTGAAATTCGGCGGTGCCGCACCCGCGCCCGGCGAAAACCTGGCACTGGCCGTAGGCTATCACGCGCAACCGCTCACGCTGTTTTTGTTGCTGGGTGCGTTCTCGAATGGCTGTTCGGCGTTGACCGGCGTCGAGGCGATTTCGAATGGCATTCCGGCGTTCAAAGCGCCCGAAGCCCGCAACGCCTCGACCACGCTGGTCTGGATGGCGGTGCTGCTGACGACGATGTTTCTGGGTACCAGCCTGATGGCGTATTTGTACGGTGTGCATCCGAACGCCAGCGAAACCGTCATTTCGCAATTCGCGCGCATCATGTTCACCGGCCCACTGAGTTGGTGTTATTACCTGGTGCAAGCGGCGACGGCGGCGATCTTGGTGTTGGCCGCGAATACTTCGTTCGCGGACTTCCCGCGGCTGGGCAGTTTGTTGGCGCGCGACCGCTTTCTGCCGCGTCAATTCGCCAATCGCGGCGACCGGCTAGTGTTCTCGAATGGCATCGTGATTCTGGCGCTTTTCTCCAGCCTGCTGGTAGTGGCTTTCGCCGGGGACACCTCGCGACTGATTCCGCTGTATGCTGTCGGCGTCTTCCTCTCGTTCACGCTTTCGCAAGCGGGTATGGTGCGGCATTGGCTGGCCGAACGTGATAAGGGGCACGCGCAGGCGGCGAATGCTGCAACGGCGGCAGGCGCGGCCCGCCAGCCATTGCCCGATGTCGCCTTGGCAGTGGAACAACAGCAGCAATCGCATTTCGTGCACGATGAAGTCACGGCCCCGGCCAGTTGGAAAAAATCCATCGTCATCAACGGCGTCGGCGCCATTGCCACCGCCATCGTGCTGGCGGTTTTCATCGTGACCAAATTCATTCACGGCGCGTGGATCGTGGTGGTTGTGATTCCGCTGCTGGTGCTGCTGTTCAAAGCAATTCACGAGCATTACCGCAACGTCGCGCGGCAACTCACGATCGAGGGCGTAGAGCCACTGCACGAAGTCAACCACGCGGTCATCGTGCCGATTTCCGGCATTCATCGCGGCGTCATCAATGCGCTGCAATACGCCAAATCCATCGCGCCTAACAATGTGACGGCGGTCTATGTGGATTTTGATGAACAGGCCACCGCGCTCCTGCGCAAGAATTGGGAGCAGTGGAATTTTGGCGTCAACCTAGTCGTCCTGCCTTCGCCTTATCGTGAATTGACCGCGCCGCTGTTGCGCTACATTCATCGTGTAGACCGCAAGCGCGATGACGACATTGTCACCGTGATCATTCCCGAATTCGTGCCCGCCAAATGGTGGCAACACTTGTTGCACAACCAAAGCTCGCTCTTGCTGAAAGGCGCGTTGTTGTTCAAACAAGGCGTCATCGTGGTGAACGTGCCGTACCACCTCAAGCATTAA
- a CDS encoding response regulator transcription factor, whose protein sequence is MNEHKRILVVDDEPQITRVLRRSLQTHGYDVRTAADGEAALDVLHDWPPDLVVTDLTMPGMDGIELCRQLRLQTQLPIIVLSVKGEEQTKVKALDAGADDYVTKPFGMDELLARIRAALRRVPASLSKAASAQLAAGDFGLDQTAHRIILRGTELHLTPKEFELLAYLLQHAGKVLTHRALLAAVWGGDYTEQTEYLRVFVGQLRKKIEADPANPRYILTEPWVGYRFNAEG, encoded by the coding sequence ATGAACGAACACAAGCGCATTTTGGTGGTGGATGATGAACCGCAGATCACACGCGTGTTGCGGCGCAGCCTGCAAACGCATGGTTACGATGTGCGCACGGCGGCGGATGGCGAGGCCGCGCTGGATGTCCTGCACGATTGGCCGCCCGATCTGGTGGTGACCGATCTGACGATGCCCGGTATGGATGGCATCGAATTGTGCCGCCAATTACGGCTGCAAACGCAACTGCCAATCATCGTCCTCTCGGTCAAAGGCGAAGAGCAAACCAAAGTGAAGGCGCTGGATGCGGGCGCGGATGATTACGTGACGAAACCCTTCGGTATGGATGAGCTGCTCGCCCGTATTCGTGCCGCGTTGCGGCGCGTGCCCGCCAGCTTGTCGAAAGCTGCCTCGGCGCAATTGGCTGCCGGCGATTTCGGCCTGGATCAAACCGCTCACCGCATCATATTGCGCGGCACCGAATTGCACCTGACGCCAAAAGAGTTTGAGTTGCTGGCTTACCTGCTGCAGCACGCGGGCAAAGTCCTCACGCATCGGGCACTGCTGGCGGCTGTTTGGGGCGGTGATTACACCGAACAGACCGAATACCTGCGCGTCTTTGTCGGCCAGTTGCGCAAGAAGATCGAAGCCGACCCAGCCAATCCGCGCTACATCCTGACTGAGCCGTGGGTTGGGTATCGCTTCAACGCTGAAGGTTGA
- a CDS encoding DUF4118 domain-containing protein has translation MTLARLNSLMREGKLGFWVAVGGIATFTLLLAPFMPGRVNTTTAALALLLLVLLIATRWGSGPAVALSLVAVLYFNYFFLPPVHTFTIADPDNWVALFAFLVTALVVGQLSARAKQRAEEAEAGRREIERLYRESQEVFERASQAEALRRSEQLKSALLDAVTHDLRTPLTAIKASATTLLEELRAASESDADGAFKLAPEDRREMLEVIDEEADRLNAFIGSMVELARLEAGAFVLPRQWGDVEEIVTAALQRAERVTQEYRLEVALPPELPLVRADERALAEVVYTLVDNACKYAPAGSRVRISGAVLAATEQIQLTVEDEGPGIPPELREKVFDRFFRATPEAKKLRRSGSGLGLAIARGIVEAHGGRIWMEPGAQGRGTRVHFTVPIGDDEDVAAEQTS, from the coding sequence ATGACACTGGCCCGTCTGAACAGTCTGATGCGGGAAGGGAAGCTGGGTTTCTGGGTGGCGGTGGGCGGTATCGCTACGTTCACCCTGTTGCTGGCGCCGTTTATGCCAGGGCGCGTCAATACGACGACAGCGGCGCTGGCCTTACTCTTGCTGGTGTTACTGATTGCGACGCGCTGGGGCAGCGGGCCCGCCGTCGCGCTGTCGTTGGTCGCGGTACTTTACTTCAACTATTTTTTCCTGCCGCCCGTCCACACCTTCACGATTGCCGATCCTGACAATTGGGTCGCGCTGTTTGCCTTCCTGGTGACGGCGCTGGTTGTGGGGCAATTGTCAGCGCGCGCCAAACAACGCGCCGAAGAGGCCGAGGCCGGGCGGCGCGAGATCGAACGCCTGTACCGTGAATCGCAAGAGGTCTTTGAACGCGCCAGCCAGGCCGAAGCCTTGCGGCGCAGCGAACAGTTAAAATCCGCCTTGCTCGACGCCGTCACCCATGATCTGCGCACGCCGCTGACCGCGATCAAAGCTTCGGCCACAACCCTGCTCGAAGAGTTGCGCGCGGCCTCTGAATCTGATGCTGATGGCGCATTCAAACTTGCGCCCGAAGACCGGCGCGAGATGCTGGAAGTGATTGACGAAGAGGCTGACCGGCTCAACGCTTTCATCGGCAGCATGGTTGAATTGGCGCGACTCGAAGCAGGCGCGTTTGTGCTGCCGCGCCAATGGGGCGATGTCGAAGAGATCGTCACTGCCGCGTTGCAACGGGCTGAGCGCGTGACACAAGAATATCGCCTTGAGGTCGCCTTGCCGCCCGAATTGCCGCTGGTGCGGGCGGATGAACGCGCGTTGGCCGAGGTGGTTTACACGCTGGTGGACAATGCCTGCAAATACGCGCCCGCTGGTTCGCGTGTGCGCATCAGCGGCGCGGTGCTGGCGGCGACAGAACAGATTCAACTGACCGTCGAAGACGAAGGGCCGGGCATTCCGCCGGAGTTGCGCGAAAAAGTGTTCGACCGGTTCTTTCGCGCGACGCCTGAAGCCAAGAAGCTGCGCCGCAGCGGCAGCGGGCTGGGTCTGGCTATCGCGCGGGGCATTGTTGAAGCTCACGGCGGACGCATCTGGATGGAGCCAGGCGCACAAGGACGCGGCACGCGCGTGCATTTCACCGTGCCGATCGGCGATGATGAGGATGTCGCGGCGGAGCAAACCTCATGA
- a CDS encoding TolC family protein, with protein MSAATDTLPEQRNQPFIDPLQGMSAADLVRRALTANNELAAFRLEVERARARLQQAGLRPNPTLDFEQSSGRLANNPGDRATSVGLALPLEVGGQRGRRIDLAQAELAAVQAQVAERERLLAAEVRKAFVDALSAQRELEITDGLNRLDTQTASIVETRVGVGDAAPLEASLLRVEIDRLLARRALVEGRWQAALLRLKTLAGMAPEESLQLRADSSLTAAAMPASLNEALETALRMRPDLRLARLVEAAAQAGLRLVEAQARPSVTINTRYTTDRTLTSLPAPFTPFPDSGRTLTMGVSIGLPVFNRNQGAKAEAATAITQAQQRRVFIEAAIRAEVASAFARQQAATRALAIFEQGVLGRSQDNLRVLRGAYEIGAFKVTELLAEQRRLLDAQKEFIEASAERARALADLQTALGVSEEQQ; from the coding sequence GTGTCGGCTGCCACTGATACGCTGCCTGAGCAGCGGAACCAGCCTTTCATTGACCCGCTGCAAGGTATGTCAGCGGCGGATTTGGTGCGCCGCGCGCTCACTGCCAACAATGAACTGGCGGCCTTTCGCCTGGAAGTCGAACGTGCCCGCGCGCGCTTGCAACAAGCCGGTTTGAGGCCGAACCCGACGCTCGATTTCGAGCAATCAAGCGGACGCCTGGCGAACAATCCCGGCGACCGCGCGACCAGCGTCGGCCTGGCGTTGCCGCTGGAAGTCGGCGGGCAACGCGGCAGGCGCATTGACCTGGCGCAAGCCGAACTGGCCGCCGTGCAAGCGCAAGTCGCCGAACGCGAACGCCTGCTGGCGGCAGAGGTGCGCAAGGCTTTCGTTGACGCTCTCAGCGCGCAACGCGAGCTTGAAATCACCGACGGGCTGAACCGGCTCGATACGCAAACCGCCAGCATTGTCGAAACGCGCGTAGGCGTGGGCGACGCCGCGCCGCTCGAAGCTAGTCTGTTGCGCGTCGAGATTGACCGCCTGCTGGCGCGCCGCGCATTGGTAGAAGGCCGTTGGCAAGCAGCGCTGTTGCGGCTCAAAACGCTGGCGGGCATGGCCCCGGAAGAAAGCTTGCAACTCCGCGCCGATTCATCGCTAACAGCGGCGGCGATGCCAGCTTCGCTTAACGAGGCGCTTGAAACGGCGCTGCGGATGCGCCCCGATTTGCGTCTGGCGCGGCTGGTCGAAGCCGCCGCGCAGGCGGGGTTGCGGCTGGTTGAAGCGCAGGCCAGACCGTCCGTCACCATCAACACCAGGTACACAACTGATCGCACACTGACCAGCTTGCCCGCGCCGTTCACCCCGTTCCCGGACAGCGGGCGCACGCTGACGATGGGCGTCTCGATTGGGCTGCCGGTCTTTAACCGCAATCAGGGCGCGAAGGCCGAGGCGGCGACGGCGATCACGCAGGCACAGCAGCGCCGCGTTTTTATCGAAGCCGCGATTCGCGCCGAAGTCGCCAGCGCGTTCGCCCGTCAGCAGGCGGCCACGCGGGCGCTCGCCATTTTTGAGCAAGGCGTGCTGGGCCGCTCACAGGACAACCTGCGCGTGCTGCGCGGCGCTTATGAAATCGGCGCGTTCAAAGTCACTGAACTGCTGGCCGAACAGCGCCGCCTGCTGGATGCGCAAAAAGAATTCATCGAAGCGTCAGCCGAACGCGCCCGCGCGCTGGCCGATTTACAAACAGCGCTGGGCGTCAGCGAGGAGCAACAATGA
- a CDS encoding efflux RND transporter periplasmic adaptor subunit, with product MNNLSNETTQTRRYSPPFYHGVSACLLLACALLLAACNSKAEQPEAPAKQADKHDEHKPGAAQEVELAPAALKAAGIEFAEVTARAFSGRLRVAGSVETNQLQTQQATPLVTGRIERVYAAPGERVKAGAVLAMISSPLIAQMHGKLHESETTLALAERNLKRVEQAENRAAVLTAKARLDEAEAALNRTRKLIELGAGAGKDLIAAETAYKTAKADYDFQGNIMLNKEIQEARAAVETARVDVSHIRFEMKALGAPVAEDDHDDHTRDTSLLALRAPVSGTVTERTVNAGAGIEAGKPLFTIANLTTVWVIASVPEAQLSGLRAGTAAQIFAAAFGADSRPARISYVDPQLNEDTRTARVRLEVANPGEKLKAGMFVEVEFQTGAAINEGTEIVIPSLALQRLGERTVVFLAEAGEAGHFTVRAVEAGGASNGLTRILNGLKAGERIVTKGSFTLKAQLLKSEMEDEH from the coding sequence ATGAACAACCTGAGCAACGAAACCACTCAAACGCGGCGCTACAGTCCGCCCTTTTATCACGGCGTCAGCGCCTGCCTGCTGCTGGCCTGCGCGCTGCTGCTCGCGGCCTGCAACAGCAAAGCCGAGCAGCCGGAAGCGCCCGCCAAACAAGCAGACAAACACGACGAACACAAGCCAGGCGCGGCGCAGGAAGTCGAGCTTGCGCCCGCCGCCTTGAAAGCCGCCGGAATCGAATTTGCCGAAGTCACGGCGCGTGCTTTCAGCGGCAGGCTGCGCGTGGCGGGCAGCGTGGAAACCAATCAGTTGCAGACACAACAAGCCACGCCGCTGGTCACCGGGCGCATTGAGCGCGTTTATGCCGCGCCGGGCGAGCGCGTGAAAGCGGGGGCTGTGCTGGCGATGATTTCCAGCCCACTGATCGCGCAAATGCACGGCAAGCTGCACGAGTCTGAAACGACGCTCGCCCTCGCCGAACGCAATCTCAAGCGCGTCGAGCAGGCCGAAAACCGCGCGGCAGTGTTGACGGCGAAGGCGCGGCTGGATGAAGCCGAAGCCGCGCTCAACCGCACGCGCAAGCTCATCGAACTGGGCGCGGGCGCGGGCAAAGACCTGATCGCGGCAGAGACGGCTTACAAAACGGCGAAGGCCGACTATGACTTTCAGGGCAATATCATGCTCAACAAGGAAATTCAGGAAGCCCGCGCCGCCGTCGAGACTGCGCGGGTGGATGTCAGCCACATCCGCTTTGAAATGAAAGCCCTCGGCGCACCGGTGGCGGAAGACGACCACGACGACCATACGCGCGACACTTCGCTGCTGGCGTTGCGTGCGCCTGTTTCAGGCACGGTCACAGAACGCACGGTCAATGCCGGCGCGGGCATCGAAGCGGGCAAGCCGCTTTTCACCATTGCCAATCTGACGACTGTCTGGGTGATTGCCAGCGTGCCCGAAGCGCAACTCAGCGGCCTGCGCGCCGGAACCGCCGCGCAAATTTTTGCCGCCGCGTTCGGCGCTGATTCGCGCCCGGCCCGCATCAGCTACGTTGATCCGCAACTCAACGAAGACACGCGCACGGCCCGCGTCCGCCTGGAGGTCGCCAATCCCGGCGAAAAGCTCAAAGCCGGAATGTTCGTCGAGGTCGAGTTTCAAACCGGCGCGGCGATCAACGAGGGGACTGAAATCGTCATCCCTTCGCTGGCGCTGCAACGGCTGGGCGAACGCACCGTGGTCTTTCTGGCGGAAGCCGGTGAAGCCGGACATTTCACCGTGCGCGCGGTTGAAGCGGGCGGCGCCAGCAACGGCCTGACGCGCATCCTGAACGGGCTGAAAGCCGGTGAGCGCATCGTCACCAAAGGCAGTTTCACGCTCAAGGCGCAATTGCTGAAAAGCGAGATGGAGGACGAGCACTGA